The genome window GACAATTTTTTGAGCTAATTTTTCAGCTTCTGGACGGCTGATGTCACCGACTAAAACGATGTGTGCATTCGTAGCGGTATAATAATGTTTGTAAAAACGAATGAGATCTTCAGCTGATAATTGGCGTACGGTTTCAACAGTACCTAAAGAAGGTTCTGAATAGGGGCCGTTATTGTAAAGTGCTGAATAAAAAGCATGTTCCGCGATAGTTCCAGGTTCTTGCTCTTGTTCTTGCAAAGCACGTAGAACTTGTTGTTGTAATCGTTTGAAATCTTGATGAGGAAAAGTCGGGTTATTGATCACATCAGTGAATACATTGACGGCAGGATCTAGAAATTTTTTGTCAGACATACTGCGCAGAGAGACAGTCGCATAATCTAATTCGACACCGGATCTAAATTGAGCCCCGACATCTTCGAATGCTTGAGCAATTTCATCTGAACTATGAAGTTTAGTGCCTTCATCCAGCATCGCATTAGTTAATGTAGCAATGCCACCATGTTCGCCATCAAATGATGAGCCTGCGGAAAAAACAACGCTCACATCAATGATAGGAATTTCATGCATAGACACAAAATAAACAGGGATTCCATTTTTTGTTTGCCAATGTTCAATGGGAACAACTTGTCGATTTGTCGGTTGTGCTGAAACAATTGTAGTCATAATAGTCATCCAAATTACCGTTAATACTCGTTTAGTGAACATGACCTTCTCCGGCAGTTGAAGGTGCTTGCGATTCTTTACCTGTTAGTGGTAAAGGTTCTAGAACAGCGATCGTCAGTCTATCTTCAATCAAATATTTTTTAGCCACTTTTTGAATTTGTGCTGGAGTTACAGCCTGAATATTTTTAACGTAGTCTTCGCTTAAACGCCAAGATAATCCTACTGATTCTAGGCCCCCAATTTCATAGGCCTGATCAGCAATTGAATCTTTTTTGTAAATTTTTTGCGCCACAACTTGTGCTTTTACACGTGCTAATTCACTGGGCGTGACTAACTCTTTTTTGAGTTTTTCAATTTGATTTAAGATCGCGAGTTTTACATCAGCAGCGTTATGTTTTGCTGCAGGGGTTGCGCTGATTGTTAGTAATGAATCGAGACGATCAAAAGGTGAATAACCTGCGCTAATGGAGCTAGCGATTTCTTTTTCTCGTACTATTTCTTTTTCAAATCGTGCGCTACGACCACCATCTAAAATCCCTGTTACCACGTCCAATGCATAAACTTCCCAAAGTTCTTTTGCAGTTTTTGCTGTGGGGACATTATAGCCCATGACAAGCCAAGGTAATTTAGCAGGTGTTTTAACGACAATTTCACGCTTCCCTAGAGGCACAATTTCAGGTGTCTCTTTTACGGGTGTGAAATTTTTAGCGGGTATTGAACCAAAATGGCGTTTGGCTAATTCAAAAACCTCATCAGGAACAACATCGCCTACTACGACAACCGTTGCATTATTGGGTGCGTACCAATTTTCGTACCACGATTTGAGATCGGCAAGCGTAAGCTGATTAATATCACTCATCCAACCAATGATGGGATGATGATAAGGACTCGAAATGTGAGCTGCCGCCATAAATCGTTCGAGGGTGAGTGATTGTGGATCATCGTCTGTGCGTAAGCGGCGTTCTTCCATCACAACTTGATGTTCTTTAGTAAACTCTGCTTGATCAAAAATGAGATTTTGCATGCGATCGGCTTCTAATTCAAAACTGATGGGTAATTTGCTTTTTTCAAATAACTGATAATAACCCGTGTAATCATCGGCAGTGAAAGCATTTTGTTGACCGCCATTATTTGAGACAATCGTAGAAAGTTGTCCAGGGCCAAATTTTTTGGTGCCCTTAAACATCATGTGCTCAAGCATGTGAGAAATTCCGGTGATGCCTAACGGTTCGTAACTTGATCCAACTTTGTACCAGACCTCAGAGATTACAACAGGGGCACGATGATCTTCTTTTACGAGAATGCGAAGGCCATTGTCTAATTGATATTCGTGAACCTTGGCGTCTGCTCCGAGTGATAATGCGCATAAAGTTGCTAAACCAGTATACTGTAAAAAGCTTTTCATAATTCCTCGCTAAACTTGAGAATTGCATAAACATTGAGACTTAAGGCCGGACAGTGTAGCATCACAGGCACTTGTAAGAAAGTCCAGCCAGACCTCTCTCTACGTGCAATGCGACCCACCCGGGGGTGGAGCTTTCACCCAAGGGTGAGTCTCTGTGAAAATATACTCTTGTAGAACGGTGTTGAGGCAAAACACGATGCTAAGATTTTTAAAATCAAATAAAGATCAAAATGATGCGAATCCGGAAAAAACGGGACTTTTTGCACGTTTGCGATCGGGACTTAAAAGAACACGTCATCAACTGACGGACGGGTTATCCACGCTTTTTTTGGGCAAAAAAGTTATCGATGCCACTCTTCTCACCGATATCGAAACTCAGTTGTTGCTTGCAGACGTGGGTATGGAAGTATGCACATCAGTTATTAAACAATTGACGCAACAAATTGCGAGAGAAGATCTTAATGATCCTCAACAATTATTACTTCATCTCAAAAATATTCTTGCGGATGTGCTTAAACCCTGTTCGGCTCCGCTGATTTTGAATGAAACCCAAAAGCCGACGGTAATTTTAATGGTGGGCGTGAATGGTTCGGGTAAGACAACCACCATCGGTAAGCTGGCGAAAAAATTTACGGATGAAGGTAAACAAGTGATGCTTGCTGCAGGAGATACGTTTCGTGCGGCTGCAGTAGAACAATTGCAAGTATGGGGACAGCGCAATAATGTGCCAGTGATTTCACAGCAGCCGGGTGCTGATAGCGCTTCGGTCATTTTTGATGCTCTTCAAGCAGCGCAAGCGCGCGGAGTCGATATTTTAATCGCGGATACAGCGGGACGTTTGCAATCACAAACTCACTTGATGGAAGAACTCAAAAAAATTAAACGTGTATTAACGAAGCTGGATCCTAATGCGCCTCATGAAGTCATGCTTGTGCTTGATGCAACGGTAGGACAAAATGGTCTGCAACAAGCAAAGCTTTTTTTTGAAGCAGTCAAAGTGTCGGGAATTACTCTGACAAAATTAGATGGTACCGCAAAAGGCGGAATTATTTTTGCCATTGCAAAGCAATTAGCGACGCCCATTCGTTTTATTGGCGTTGGTGAATCGGCGGAAGATCTTCAGGTTTTTGACAGTAATGCCTTTATTGAGGCATTATTCACACCTCAATCGGAGGAAAAACATGATTCGGTTTGAACATGTAACTAAAGAGTATCCTAATGGGCATGTTGCCTTAAAGCAGGTCTCTTTTGAGCTCAAGGATGGCGAGATGGCTTATGTGACAGGGCATTCCGGTGCCGGCAAAAGCACATTATTAAAAATTATCGCCTTGTTAGAAGATTGTTCAGTGGGTAAAGTATGGTTAGGTCATCATGCTATTGCCAATCTTCATCGTCAGACCAAGCCACTCCTACGTCGTAGGATGGGCGTTATTTTACAATCCCCAATGCTTTTTCTTGATCAGACTGCTTTTCAAAACGTTGCTTTACCTTTAGTGATTAATGGTGCTCCCACCAAAGAAATTCCGCGCCGTGTTCGAGCTGCGTTAGATAAAGTGGGTTTGTTAAATAAAGAAAAAGTACTTTGTAGTAATTTATCGTTGGGAGAACAACAACGAACTAATATTGCACGGGCTGTTGTTAATCGCCCAACAATTTTATTGGCCGATGAACCCACAGGAAATCTTGATCCAGATCTTGCTAATGAAATTATAAATTTATTTACTGAATTTAATCGTATCGGAACAAACGTATTAATCGCTACACACAATTTATCGTTGATTGATGAAAATCAGTACCGCGTATTGCATTTAAATCAAGGTAGATTGGTCAGTTGTGATTAAATTATTAATGGAGTGTATTGATGAAACATCAAGGCTTAAAACAACTGTATAATATTCTCACAATTTGCCTTGACCGTATTGCTCAATATCGATTGGCGAATTTGGTGACAGTGTTGTTGCTGACAGCTACGCTGAGTTTACCGGCATTATTTTGGTTAGTGACGGCTAATTTAAATAAGGTCAGTCATCAATGGTACAATAGTACGGAAGTGAGTGTTTATTTAAAATCTGAAACAAAAAAAAGCGATATCGAAAATCTCATGGCGCAACTGCATAAAGATCTCAGTGTGGCCGAAATTCATTATATTTCACCTGAAGAGGGGTTAAAAGAAATGGCTCAGCAATCTAAT of Gammaproteobacteria bacterium contains these proteins:
- a CDS encoding insulinase family protein encodes the protein MFTKRVLTVIWMTIMTTIVSAQPTNRQVVPIEHWQTKNGIPVYFVSMHEIPIIDVSVVFSAGSSFDGEHGGIATLTNAMLDEGTKLHSSDEIAQAFEDVGAQFRSGVELDYATVSLRSMSDKKFLDPAVNVFTDVINNPTFPHQDFKRLQQQVLRALQEQEQEPGTIAEHAFYSALYNNGPYSEPSLGTVETVRQLSAEDLIRFYKHYYTATNAHIVLVGDISRPEAEKLAQKIVGDLAHGDKKNVLNLSDLSHSSSVKNIRFPSAQTHILIGQRAIPRLSPDYFPLSVGNQILGGGILTSRLYKTVREKGGLAYSVYSYFDATKLQGPFMIGLQTRNEQAKNAIKIARETLADYISHGPSEEELDEAKNNLINGFALRLASNKAILANVVNITTYGLPLDYLDTYRDHVRKVSAQDIKASFQRHINPKNLVTITVGNSIF
- a CDS encoding insulinase family protein — protein: MKSFLQYTGLATLCALSLGADAKVHEYQLDNGLRILVKEDHRAPVVISEVWYKVGSSYEPLGITGISHMLEHMMFKGTKKFGPGQLSTIVSNNGGQQNAFTADDYTGYYQLFEKSKLPISFELEADRMQNLIFDQAEFTKEHQVVMEERRLRTDDDPQSLTLERFMAAAHISSPYHHPIIGWMSDINQLTLADLKSWYENWYAPNNATVVVVGDVVPDEVFELAKRHFGSIPAKNFTPVKETPEIVPLGKREIVVKTPAKLPWLVMGYNVPTAKTAKELWEVYALDVVTGILDGGRSARFEKEIVREKEIASSISAGYSPFDRLDSLLTISATPAAKHNAADVKLAILNQIEKLKKELVTPSELARVKAQVVAQKIYKKDSIADQAYEIGGLESVGLSWRLSEDYVKNIQAVTPAQIQKVAKKYLIEDRLTIAVLEPLPLTGKESQAPSTAGEGHVH
- the ftsY gene encoding signal recognition particle-docking protein FtsY, whose amino-acid sequence is MLRFLKSNKDQNDANPEKTGLFARLRSGLKRTRHQLTDGLSTLFLGKKVIDATLLTDIETQLLLADVGMEVCTSVIKQLTQQIAREDLNDPQQLLLHLKNILADVLKPCSAPLILNETQKPTVILMVGVNGSGKTTTIGKLAKKFTDEGKQVMLAAGDTFRAAAVEQLQVWGQRNNVPVISQQPGADSASVIFDALQAAQARGVDILIADTAGRLQSQTHLMEELKKIKRVLTKLDPNAPHEVMLVLDATVGQNGLQQAKLFFEAVKVSGITLTKLDGTAKGGIIFAIAKQLATPIRFIGVGESAEDLQVFDSNAFIEALFTPQSEEKHDSV
- a CDS encoding ATP-binding cassette domain-containing protein gives rise to the protein MIRFEHVTKEYPNGHVALKQVSFELKDGEMAYVTGHSGAGKSTLLKIIALLEDCSVGKVWLGHHAIANLHRQTKPLLRRRMGVILQSPMLFLDQTAFQNVALPLVINGAPTKEIPRRVRAALDKVGLLNKEKVLCSNLSLGEQQRTNIARAVVNRPTILLADEPTGNLDPDLANEIINLFTEFNRIGTNVLIATHNLSLIDENQYRVLHLNQGRLVSCD